The genomic stretch AACCCCTCCTTTTATCAGCATATTTCTAAGAATCATATGATATCCTTAGAATAGCATGACGCCTTGACCATTTCAACAAGGGCAGAGGAAGCTTAAGAAAAACTTATATATTTACACGTTTTTTTATGGCTTCAGATGGAGAAACGTGATAGTGTTTTTTATAGGCTCTGAAAAACGTTGAGTAGTTTTTAAAACCGCTGGCAAAGCATGCTTCGGTAACTGTCATTCCTGTTCTTAACAGATCCCTTGCCAAAGTCAGACGTTTTTCCGTGATATAATCAAACAGCGTGTAGCCGGTTTCCCCTTTGAATAAGTGCATCAGGTGATAACGGCTGATATAACAGGCCTCTGCAATTGTTTCCACGGTTATCTCCTCTGTTAAGTGATTGTTGATGTAGTCCATAATGTTTAAAATGCGCCGGTCACCGGTGGAAGGGGGCAGGTATTGTACCCGGTTGGCCAGGGAGGCACGGTTTAACTGGATCATGAATTCCAGAAAAACCACCTGGCAGTACAGATCTCTGGCATATCCGTCATGGGTACAGGCATATTCTAAGTTCGCCAATGTGCGGTATATGCCGCTCTTTTCCATGGAATGAATCCGCAGGACGTGGGAGTGAAGCTCTTTCGATTTCTGAAAGCAGGTGCTCAAATCATAGCTTTCGGACCGGTAAGCCAGTAAGAAACCGGGAGAAAGATAGACGATGATCCGTTCATAAGGCACCGAAGGATCGATGTCAGGCTTATGGATATCGTTATGGCGGACCAGTATAATGTCATAAGGCTTCAGTTTATAAGCGCATCCTTCGATCCGGTAAGTCACGGATCCCCGGATGAATATGATAATTTTATCAAAATCATGGTAATGGTATTCAAAATCCTGTTTTTTTGTATCGGTCAGATGAAACAGACGGAAATCACTGTTTAAATATCCCCGCTTTTCGTAGTTGTCCATATCAATCTTAATCCTCCTGTATACTGCCTTTTATAATACAACATAATTTGCAATAAAAAAAGCATTATATTGATGGAAATGATAAATAGTGCTGTATATAATGGAGTATATAAAACAAATGTGCAGGAACAGAAGGAAGACAAGAATGAAAATAGTCGTGATGGCGGGCGGTTACAGCCCGGAAAGAGAAGTCTCATTATCTTCAGGTGCGATGATTACAAACGCTCTGATAAAAAACGGACATGAGGTTTACCTGCTGGATTCTTATCTGGGAGTTGCTGACGGAGAAGCGGTCTGCTTTAAAAGCCTTAAAGATGGTACAGACTTTTCCTGGGAAATCGGAAGAAAGGTACCGGAGCTTGACCGTTTGAGCGAAGAGCGAAGGGGAGAAGGATATATAGGAAACCGGGTCATTGAAATCTGCAGTAAGGCAGATGTAGTATTTCTGGCCCTGCACGGAGGGGCGGGAGAAAACGGACAGATACAGGCCGTTTTTGATGCTTACGGCATTTCCTATACCGGAACTGGTTATGAAGGGTGTTTAAAAGCCATGGATAAGCCTATGGCAAAACTCCTGATGAAAGCTTCAGGCATACCAACCCCGGATTGGCGTCTTTATACGAGAGGGGAGCCTTTGGAACCGTTTTCATTTCCCTGTGTGGTAAAGCCATGCGGCTGCGGATCCAGTGTAGGTATTACCATGGTGGATAAGGAGGAACAATGGGAGCAGGCCCTTGATTCTGCTTTTGCCTATGAAGAACGGATACTGGCGGAAGTAAAAATTACTGGCAGGGAATTTTCTGTTGGAATCCTGGGAGAAAGGGCCCTTCCCTCAATCGAGATCATACCAAAGTCTGGGTTTTATGATTATGAAAATAAGTATCAGGCAGGCATGACAGAGGAGGTCTGCCCGGCAAGGCTGACAGAAAAAGAGGAGGAGGCCTTGGGTTTTATGGCTTTAAAGGTCCACCGCGCTCTGGGACTTGGCTATTATTCCAGGGTGGATTTCATCATGGAGGAAGATGGCAGTCTTTACTGTCTGGAGGCCAATACGCTGCCGGGAATGACGCCTTTCAGCCTTCTTCCGCAGGAGGCTTTAGCTGCCGGAATTTCATATTATGAGTTATGTGAGGATATTGCAAGACACGGGAAAGGAGTTCTATCATGAATATCACATTGGAAAAATACCATGGACTGGGCAATGATTATCTGATTTTTGATCCCAATAAAAATGAATTGGAGCTGACAGAGGAAAGTGTCCGGCTGATCTGCAACCGGAATTTTGGCGTCGGATCTGACGGGCTTTTGGTTGGTCCGATTCTGGGGCAGGATAAGCTGGAGCTAAAAATCTTAAACCCTGATGGAAGCGAAGCTGAGTTAAGCGGCAACGGAGTCCGGATCTTTGGAAAATACTTAAAGGATGCCGGATACGTACAGAAAAACCGCTTTATTGTCAATACATTAAGCGGGCAGCAGACGATCCAGTACTTAAATGAGACCGGGACCAAAATAAAGGTATCCATGGGAAAACTCAGCTTTTACAGCGATGAAATTCCTGTAACAGGGCCGAGGAGAGAGGTACTGAATGAAACCATGATGTTTGGAAGCATCCCTTACCGGGTTACCTGTGTGACCATAGGCAATCCTCACTGCGTCATCTGGCTGAATGACATATCAAAGGAACTGGCCTGCAGGATCGGAAAGCATTCAGAAGCAGCCGATTATTTCCCGGAAAAGATTAATACGGAGCTTTTGAAGGTTGTGGACAGGACCAATATTGAAATTGAGATTTACGAAAGGGGAGCCGGATATACCCTTGCCTCTGGAACCAGCGGCTGCGCGGCGGCTGGTGCGGCATACCGCATGGGGCTTACAGATCCCAAAATGTACGTGCACATGCCGGGAGGCGTGCTTGAGGTAGAGATTGAAAAGGATGGCAGCGTGCTGATGACAGGAGAAGTCGGTTACGTGGGAAGATTTACCCTTTCTCATGAAATGACGGAGGAGCTGCGGGCGATCCGGTAATTAAATATAATGATTAAAAAACAGGCACGACGATCACCGTAAACTCAGAGCAGGAGGGAACTGCCCTGTCTGGGATAAACGGAGGACCGTAGTGCCTCTTTCGTGTTCCTGTTTCATGATCTGGGGCTGAACCGGTTGACGGAATCAGCGTTTTCATACTATAATATTACAATAATTTATATGGTCGCAGATAATGTGATGCAGGAGAGGCGGGGGCTTATGAATCTTATGTCGGCTGAAAATGTAGAAGCCGGTATTTACATAGTTAACCAGGATTACAGAATCATTTATCTCAATGATGCGGCTAAATCATATTATCCGGATTTAAGAGAAGGTATGTACTGTTATCAGGGGGTTGGGAAAGGACCGGAACCCTGTAAAGACTGTCCTGGTGCAGGGGGAAAGTCCGGGCATGTGATATTATATAATTCTGCCTCAGAGCTTTGGATGGATGTATCCTCAGGCACAATTGACTGGCCGGGACACGACGGATGCAGGCTCATCATGTTCCGGCCGGTGGCTGAAAAGAATAAGAATCTTTTTTATCATCTGACGGACAACACCGTTTATGATGAGCTTTTTGAATTGAACATTGCATCAAATTCCTATAGGATCCTGTTTCACCAGAAAGATAAATTTAAGATCCCCAAGCTGGAAGGACAGTTAGATGCCATGTGCCTGGAGGTGGCGGATTACATGATCTACCCGGAGGACAGGGAGAGGTTTTTGGAATTCTGGGATGGGCCTACCCTGCTTGACCGCCTCCATGCCAATGGAAAGATCATTAGGGGAGAATTCCGCAGGTTGCTGGTGGACGGAAATTATTGCTGGACCAGTGTGATCGCTGTTTTGTTCCGGTGCGGGGATTGCGCGGACCCTATAATCATGAGTTATGTCCAGGATGTTGACATAAAAAAGAAGCAGGAAGAGGAAGAAAAGAAAAAGCTTAAGGAAAAGCGGGAAGAAACGGATTCCATGACAGGGCTTTTCCGATACGGTCCTTTTTTTGAGAAAGCGGAGCAGCTTTTAAAAGCTCAATCCGGCACAAGGTATTTTATGGTGGCCATTGACATTGAGCATTTTAAACTTTTTAACGAATGGTATGGGGAAGAGGAAGGGGACAGGTTCCTGATAAAGATCGGTAAATATCTGAAGTCCTTGGAACTGCTGTATGGGTCCATCGCAGGGTATATGGGAGGCGACGATTTTGTCGTCATACTTCCGGAAGATATCTCCATTTTAAAAAATCTGGAAGGCGAGATCAATTACTATGCCAGACAATATGGCGGTAATGCAGGATTTCTTCCGGCATTTGGCGTCTACCGGATCGAGGACCGCAGCCTTTCAGTCAGTATGATGTATGACAGGGCGGCCATTGCACTGAACTCCGTAAAGGGCAATTATGCCAAGAGAATCGGCTGGTATGACCCTGGCATGAAACAAAAGATGGAAAATGATCAGATCCTTCTCTCAGAAATTCAGAGCGCCCTGGAAAAGAAGGAGTTTATTTTTTACGTTCAGCCCCAGTGCAATATGCTTACAGGCAAGATCATCGGTCTGGAATCCCTGGTCAGATGGAGGCATCCCTTACGTGGGCTGATCTCTCCCGGAAAGTTCATACCGCTTTTGGAGCAGAATGGGTTTATTACATATCTGGATATTTATATCTGGGAGATGGTGTGCAGGCAGTTAAACATCTGGGGGAAGGCCGGGAAAAAGCTGATACCCATTTCCGTCAATATGTCCCGCATGGATATCTATGCCATTGATGTCGTGGAGAAATTCAAGGAATTGGTGGGCAAGTACGAGATCGATCCAAAATACTTGGAAATCGAGATTACGGAAAGCGCTTATGCAGAGGATGATGATAAGATGCAAAGGGTACTGGAGGACCTGCGCAGGGCAGGCTTTCCGGTGTTCATGGATGACTTTGGAAGCGGCTATTCCTCACTTAACATGCTCAAAGATGTCAATGTCGATGTCATTAAGATCGACACCAAATTCCTGGATATGAATGAGAACAGCCAGAGCCGTGGAATGGGAATTTTAGAGACCATTGTGAGAATGGCAAGGGTCATGCAGATGAAGATCATTGCGGAAGGGGTCGAAACAAAGGATCAGGTAGATTTTTTAAGAAATATCGGCTGTATTTACGGGCAGGGATATTATTATTATAAGCCGCTTCCTGTGGAAGAAGCGGAGCAGCTCCTGATGCAGGAGGATCACGTGGATTACGGGGGGATCCAGGCCCGCCAGTTGGGGCAGCTGAAACTGGAGGACTTATTTAATGAGAACATCACCAGTGAGGCGATGTTAAATAACATGCTTGGAGCAATCGCTCTGTATGAAGTGTATGAGGACCGGTGCGAGGTTCTCCGGGTAAATCAGGAATATTACCGCATTACAGGAGATAATCCGGTGGATATGGAAGACCGCAGATGGTTTCTCTTAAACCGGATCTATAAAGATGACAGAGACTGGGTTTTGAATATATTTGAGAACGCATACAGCAATCCGATCCGGGGAGGGGAAGGTATTTTCCGGCAGTACCGTCTAAGCGGGGAACTGATGTGGGTACATCTTCGCGTATTCTTTTTAAGGGAACAGGATGAGCACCGTTTGTACTATGGAGCGGTAAGGGATGCGACTGAACAGATGGAGCAGCGCCAGAAGCTTGAGGACTCCCAGAAAATATTAGGAGATGTGCTGAGGCTTTCCGGGAGAGATCTTTCCTTTGAGAGGCTGCCCGACCGTCATGCCGCCATTTCCATGATGGAGTCTTATGTGATGCGCCGCCGCTTCCAGCCTTCTGCTCTGGTTTTGTTTGAGATCCTGGGGCCGGAAGATATAAGCAGAAAAGGCTGCAAGGCAGAAAAGCCGATTTTTGCACCTTATGTGGACTGCTTAAAGCGCTTTTTCAGGGAAGATGATATCATCTGCCTGAATGGTGTATATGAAGCAATGGTATTATGCAAAAATATCCGGAGCAGTGATATGGAACATAAGCTTAAGCGGGTGGCAAATGCTTTAACCCGGGAACTTAAGGGAAATGAGAAAGACCCTCTGTTTTGGATCAATACCGCCTTTGCTGTGATCGAGGCGCAGGAGAAGAATTTTGAAGATTGCTGTGATAAGGCAAGATTGGCTCTGATACAGTCCAGTAAGATTTCAGATAGAGAAAGTGTGAAATTGGAATAGACCGCTTCCGGCACTTGTGATACAATGAGCGCAAGTAAGCGCAAGTGAGCGAAGATAAATTCACTTCAGGGAAAGGAATAAGATTATGATAGCAGACAAGATGAGACCCCTTGTAGAAAACAATTCCGCCATCCGTGCCATGTTTGAAGAAGGTAAGAAGATGGCTGCCGTATACGGCAGGGAGAATGTCTATGATTTCAGCCTTGGAAATCCCAATGTGCCGGCTCCTCCGGCGGTAAACCAGGCCATTCTTGACATTATCCGGGAAGAGGAAACCACTTTCATCCATGGATACATGAGCAATGCGGGATTTGAAGATGCGAGAGATGCAGTTGCCCAGTCCTTAAACAGGCGGTTTGGAACTCATTTTCGTCTGGAGAATATCCTTATGACCGTTGGAGCAGCCAGCGGCATGAACGTCATATTAAAAACCATTTTGGATCCCGGCGATGAAGTGGTGGTATTCGCACCGTATTTTATGGAATACGGTTCTTATGTCCGGAATTATGACGGCGTTCTCGTGACAGTACCTCCGGATAAGTCCAGCTTTCAGCCTGATTTAAAGGAGTTTGAACGGCGGATCACCTCTAAGACAAAGGCAGTGATCATCAATACTCCCAATAATCCTACGGGTGTGGTTTATTCTGGGGAAACTCTCCGGGAGATCGCAGGCATCCTTATGAAAAAGGAGACAGAGCTTGGTATCCAGATTGTGCTGATCTCTGATGAACCTTACCGGGAACTGGCTTATGACGGGGTGGAGGTTCCTTATGTCACACCGTTTTATCATAATACCATAGTCTGCTATTCTTATAGCAAATCATTATCCCTGCCTGGGGAACGGATCGGATATCTGGTAATTCCCGATGAAGTGGAGGATTCCCCTAAGGTCATAGCTGCCGCCGCTGTTGCCACCCGAGTGCTGGGCTGTGTCAACGCACCTTCCCTTATGCAGCGGGTGATCGTCCGCTGTGTGGATAGCCAAGTAAATCTGGAAGCCTATGACAGGAACAGGGAGCTACTCTACAACAGTTTAAAGGAATATGGGTTTGACTGCATCAAACCGGAAGGGGCTTTTTACTTATTTGTAAAATCTCCTGTTGATGACAAGGAATTCTGCCAGTCCTGCAAAGAGCACCGGGTACTTCTGGTGCCTGGAACTTCCTTTGCATGTCCGGGCTATGTAAGGATCGCTTATTGCGTATCCTATGAGCAGATCGAACGCTCTCTGCCTGCATTTAAGAAGATAGCAGAGGAGTATGGCCTTACAGGAAAAAGGGAGGAAGCAGAATGAAGCCATGGGAAGCCAACATCCGCAGAGTTGCCCCTTAT from Lacrimispora sphenoides JCM 1415 encodes the following:
- a CDS encoding helix-turn-helix domain-containing protein, which codes for MDNYEKRGYLNSDFRLFHLTDTKKQDFEYHYHDFDKIIIFIRGSVTYRIEGCAYKLKPYDIILVRHNDIHKPDIDPSVPYERIIVYLSPGFLLAYRSESYDLSTCFQKSKELHSHVLRIHSMEKSGIYRTLANLEYACTHDGYARDLYCQVVFLEFMIQLNRASLANRVQYLPPSTGDRRILNIMDYINNHLTEEITVETIAEACYISRYHLMHLFKGETGYTLFDYITEKRLTLARDLLRTGMTVTEACFASGFKNYSTFFRAYKKHYHVSPSEAIKKRVNI
- a CDS encoding D-alanine--D-alanine ligase family protein; the protein is MKIVVMAGGYSPEREVSLSSGAMITNALIKNGHEVYLLDSYLGVADGEAVCFKSLKDGTDFSWEIGRKVPELDRLSEERRGEGYIGNRVIEICSKADVVFLALHGGAGENGQIQAVFDAYGISYTGTGYEGCLKAMDKPMAKLLMKASGIPTPDWRLYTRGEPLEPFSFPCVVKPCGCGSSVGITMVDKEEQWEQALDSAFAYEERILAEVKITGREFSVGILGERALPSIEIIPKSGFYDYENKYQAGMTEEVCPARLTEKEEEALGFMALKVHRALGLGYYSRVDFIMEEDGSLYCLEANTLPGMTPFSLLPQEALAAGISYYELCEDIARHGKGVLS
- the dapF gene encoding diaminopimelate epimerase, translated to MNITLEKYHGLGNDYLIFDPNKNELELTEESVRLICNRNFGVGSDGLLVGPILGQDKLELKILNPDGSEAELSGNGVRIFGKYLKDAGYVQKNRFIVNTLSGQQTIQYLNETGTKIKVSMGKLSFYSDEIPVTGPRREVLNETMMFGSIPYRVTCVTIGNPHCVIWLNDISKELACRIGKHSEAADYFPEKINTELLKVVDRTNIEIEIYERGAGYTLASGTSGCAAAGAAYRMGLTDPKMYVHMPGGVLEVEIEKDGSVLMTGEVGYVGRFTLSHEMTEELRAIR
- a CDS encoding EAL domain-containing protein, with translation MNLMSAENVEAGIYIVNQDYRIIYLNDAAKSYYPDLREGMYCYQGVGKGPEPCKDCPGAGGKSGHVILYNSASELWMDVSSGTIDWPGHDGCRLIMFRPVAEKNKNLFYHLTDNTVYDELFELNIASNSYRILFHQKDKFKIPKLEGQLDAMCLEVADYMIYPEDRERFLEFWDGPTLLDRLHANGKIIRGEFRRLLVDGNYCWTSVIAVLFRCGDCADPIIMSYVQDVDIKKKQEEEEKKKLKEKREETDSMTGLFRYGPFFEKAEQLLKAQSGTRYFMVAIDIEHFKLFNEWYGEEEGDRFLIKIGKYLKSLELLYGSIAGYMGGDDFVVILPEDISILKNLEGEINYYARQYGGNAGFLPAFGVYRIEDRSLSVSMMYDRAAIALNSVKGNYAKRIGWYDPGMKQKMENDQILLSEIQSALEKKEFIFYVQPQCNMLTGKIIGLESLVRWRHPLRGLISPGKFIPLLEQNGFITYLDIYIWEMVCRQLNIWGKAGKKLIPISVNMSRMDIYAIDVVEKFKELVGKYEIDPKYLEIEITESAYAEDDDKMQRVLEDLRRAGFPVFMDDFGSGYSSLNMLKDVNVDVIKIDTKFLDMNENSQSRGMGILETIVRMARVMQMKIIAEGVETKDQVDFLRNIGCIYGQGYYYYKPLPVEEAEQLLMQEDHVDYGGIQARQLGQLKLEDLFNENITSEAMLNNMLGAIALYEVYEDRCEVLRVNQEYYRITGDNPVDMEDRRWFLLNRIYKDDRDWVLNIFENAYSNPIRGGEGIFRQYRLSGELMWVHLRVFFLREQDEHRLYYGAVRDATEQMEQRQKLEDSQKILGDVLRLSGRDLSFERLPDRHAAISMMESYVMRRRFQPSALVLFEILGPEDISRKGCKAEKPIFAPYVDCLKRFFREDDIICLNGVYEAMVLCKNIRSSDMEHKLKRVANALTRELKGNEKDPLFWINTAFAVIEAQEKNFEDCCDKARLALIQSSKISDRESVKLE
- a CDS encoding pyridoxal phosphate-dependent aminotransferase, whose product is MIADKMRPLVENNSAIRAMFEEGKKMAAVYGRENVYDFSLGNPNVPAPPAVNQAILDIIREEETTFIHGYMSNAGFEDARDAVAQSLNRRFGTHFRLENILMTVGAASGMNVILKTILDPGDEVVVFAPYFMEYGSYVRNYDGVLVTVPPDKSSFQPDLKEFERRITSKTKAVIINTPNNPTGVVYSGETLREIAGILMKKETELGIQIVLISDEPYRELAYDGVEVPYVTPFYHNTIVCYSYSKSLSLPGERIGYLVIPDEVEDSPKVIAAAAVATRVLGCVNAPSLMQRVIVRCVDSQVNLEAYDRNRELLYNSLKEYGFDCIKPEGAFYLFVKSPVDDKEFCQSCKEHRVLLVPGTSFACPGYVRIAYCVSYEQIERSLPAFKKIAEEYGLTGKREEAE